A single genomic interval of Saccharothrix saharensis harbors:
- a CDS encoding DUF2945 domain-containing protein — MGEEKFDKGDEVTWSSHGQTVHGEVVEEITEDTEAAGRTVRASEDDPQYRVRSDKSGKDAVHKPSALKDDS; from the coding sequence ATGGGTGAGGAGAAGTTCGACAAGGGCGACGAGGTCACCTGGTCCAGCCACGGGCAGACGGTGCACGGCGAGGTGGTCGAGGAGATCACCGAGGACACCGAGGCGGCGGGCCGGACGGTGCGCGCCTCGGAGGACGACCCGCAGTACCGGGTGCGCAGCGACAAGAGCGGCAAGGACGCGGTGCACAAGCCGTCCGCGTTGAAGGACGACTCGTGA
- a CDS encoding YbaB/EbfC family nucleoid-associated protein translates to MIDPHPTKAAEELDKWAAGLEQRAQRYRDLQQQMDATNASAASPDGSVRVTVDSNGVPTDIALSDRTRGAEPTALSGQIMAALHNAQAKLRQQVQALVAATVPADDEPARNLVAQYQQRFPHEVVEPDTGREVHREMRIGRVEDDVPPPPSPRPPRRAPGDNGPDDGWEDRSFLR, encoded by the coding sequence GTGATCGATCCCCACCCCACCAAAGCGGCCGAAGAGCTGGACAAGTGGGCCGCCGGTCTCGAACAGCGGGCCCAGCGGTACCGGGACCTGCAGCAGCAGATGGACGCCACCAACGCCAGTGCCGCTTCCCCCGACGGTTCCGTGCGGGTCACCGTGGACAGCAACGGCGTGCCCACCGACATCGCGCTGTCCGACCGCACCCGCGGTGCCGAACCGACCGCGTTGTCCGGCCAGATCATGGCCGCCCTGCACAACGCCCAGGCCAAGTTGCGGCAGCAGGTCCAGGCACTCGTCGCGGCGACCGTGCCGGCGGACGACGAGCCCGCCCGCAACCTCGTCGCCCAGTACCAGCAGCGATTCCCCCACGAAGTCGTCGAGCCGGACACGGGGCGCGAGGTGCACCGCGAGATGCGCATCGGCCGGGTCGAGGACGACGTACCGCCACCCCCGTCGCCGCGTCCACCCCGGCGGGCACCGGGCGACAACGGTCCCGACGACGGCTGGGAAGACCGGTCGTTCCTGCGCTGA
- a CDS encoding phosphoketolase family protein — translation MTTTAHASAETTRRYRRACDYAAAAMIYLKDNVLLREPLRREHLKPRLLGHWGTCPGITFLYSGLNGLVRRTGQRALLVTGPGHGAPAVHANLWLEGTHAQFDPVLSVDGAGLAELVRRFSWPGGFPSHLSPEVPGVIHEGGELGYALATAFGAALDKPDLLVACLVGDGEAETGPTAGAWHATKYLSPRTDGAVLPVLHVNGYKISSPTIYGCMDDEELVAYFSGAGWSPYVVDVTRTDDPDALLAETLDLAHGEIAAVRERWQPGERAVWPMLVLRSPKGWGVPEHDAEGKPLEGTFRAHQVPLGGVHEDDAEFALLERWLRSYRPEELFDSEGRPHRDLSAELPPEELRLGRVPEANGGRLRRDLPLPDVARFAVEVPEPGSGSISATGTAGEWLAELVRLTEDRRDFRVVCPDELESNKLGALLEATDRAFTWPLPDTAEHVAPGGRVLEVLSEHLCQGWLQGYLLTGRHGLFPCYEAFASIVDSMVNQYAKFLKVAGEVPWRESVASLNYLLTSEGWRQEHNGYSHQGPGFINNLLTKKASTTRVHLPPDANTLLVTLRDCLASTDRINLVVAGKNAGAQWLDLRAAERHCAAGAGVWEWASTGGDPDVVLACAGGIPTVEVLAAASILRDRAPELGVRVVNVVDLLSLAPADRHPHGLSDEDFAACFPEGVPVVFGFHGYPSAVHETLHGRADSRRFHVHGYREEGTTTTPYDLLVGNGMSRHDLAADALRRARRGDDLAQRLLAERDDLRAAAHRDGVDPEEITGWRWGA, via the coding sequence ATGACGACCACGGCGCACGCCTCTGCCGAGACCACGCGCCGCTACCGGCGTGCCTGCGACTACGCCGCGGCGGCGATGATCTACCTGAAGGACAACGTGCTGCTGCGGGAGCCGTTGCGGCGGGAGCACCTCAAGCCGCGGCTGCTCGGGCACTGGGGCACCTGCCCCGGCATCACGTTCCTCTACAGCGGCTTGAACGGCCTGGTGCGGCGGACCGGGCAGCGGGCGCTGCTGGTCACCGGTCCGGGGCACGGCGCACCGGCGGTGCACGCGAACCTGTGGCTGGAGGGCACGCACGCGCAGTTCGACCCGGTCCTGTCGGTGGACGGCGCGGGGTTGGCGGAGCTGGTGCGCCGGTTCTCCTGGCCCGGTGGTTTTCCCAGCCACCTGTCCCCCGAGGTGCCGGGGGTGATCCACGAGGGCGGTGAGCTGGGTTACGCGCTGGCGACGGCGTTCGGCGCGGCCCTGGACAAGCCGGACCTGTTGGTGGCCTGCCTGGTCGGTGACGGCGAGGCCGAGACCGGGCCCACGGCCGGGGCGTGGCACGCCACCAAGTACCTGTCCCCGCGCACCGACGGCGCGGTGCTGCCGGTCCTGCACGTGAACGGCTACAAGATCTCCTCACCCACGATCTACGGCTGCATGGACGACGAGGAGCTGGTGGCCTACTTCAGCGGTGCCGGCTGGTCCCCGTACGTGGTGGACGTGACGCGCACCGACGACCCGGACGCGCTGCTGGCCGAGACGCTGGACCTGGCGCACGGCGAGATCGCCGCGGTGCGGGAGCGGTGGCAGCCGGGTGAGCGGGCGGTGTGGCCGATGCTGGTGCTGCGCTCCCCGAAGGGCTGGGGCGTGCCCGAGCACGACGCCGAGGGCAAGCCGCTGGAGGGGACCTTCCGCGCCCACCAGGTGCCGCTGGGCGGCGTGCACGAGGACGACGCGGAGTTCGCGCTGCTGGAGCGGTGGCTGCGGTCCTACCGGCCCGAGGAGCTGTTCGACTCCGAGGGCCGCCCGCACCGCGACCTGTCGGCCGAATTGCCGCCGGAGGAGCTGAGGCTGGGGCGGGTGCCCGAGGCCAACGGCGGTCGGCTGCGCCGCGACCTGCCGCTGCCCGACGTGGCGCGGTTCGCGGTGGAGGTGCCCGAGCCGGGCAGCGGATCGATCAGCGCGACGGGGACGGCGGGGGAGTGGCTGGCGGAGCTGGTCCGGCTCACCGAGGACCGCCGTGACTTCCGCGTGGTCTGCCCGGACGAGCTGGAGTCCAACAAGCTGGGCGCGTTGCTGGAGGCGACCGACCGGGCGTTCACCTGGCCGCTGCCCGACACCGCCGAGCACGTCGCGCCCGGCGGGCGGGTGCTGGAGGTGCTGTCGGAGCACCTGTGCCAAGGCTGGTTGCAGGGCTACCTGCTGACCGGGCGGCACGGACTGTTCCCGTGCTACGAGGCGTTCGCGTCGATCGTGGACAGCATGGTCAACCAGTACGCCAAGTTCCTGAAGGTGGCGGGCGAGGTGCCGTGGCGCGAGTCGGTGGCGAGCCTCAACTACCTGCTCACCAGCGAGGGCTGGCGGCAGGAGCACAACGGCTACAGCCACCAGGGGCCCGGCTTCATCAACAACCTGCTGACCAAGAAGGCGTCCACGACCCGGGTCCACCTGCCGCCGGACGCCAACACGCTGCTGGTCACCCTGCGGGACTGCCTGGCCTCCACCGACCGGATCAACCTGGTGGTGGCGGGCAAGAACGCGGGCGCGCAGTGGCTCGACCTCCGGGCCGCCGAGCGGCACTGCGCGGCGGGCGCGGGCGTGTGGGAGTGGGCGTCGACCGGCGGTGACCCGGACGTGGTGCTGGCGTGCGCGGGCGGCATCCCCACCGTCGAGGTGCTGGCGGCGGCGTCGATCCTGCGCGACCGCGCGCCCGAGCTGGGTGTCCGGGTGGTCAACGTGGTCGACCTGCTGTCGCTGGCCCCCGCCGACCGCCACCCGCACGGCTTGTCCGACGAGGACTTCGCCGCGTGCTTCCCCGAGGGCGTGCCGGTGGTGTTCGGGTTCCACGGCTATCCCTCCGCCGTGCACGAGACCCTGCACGGCAGGGCCGACAGCCGGCGCTTCCACGTGCACGGCTATCGGGAGGAGGGCACCACGACCACGCCGTACGACCTGCTGGTCGGCAACGGCATGAGCCGCCACGACCTCGCCGCCGACGCGCTGCGCCGCGCCCGTCGCGGCGACGACCTGGCGCAGCGGCTGCTCGCCGAACGGGACGACCTGCGTGCGGCGGCGCACCGCGACGGCGTGGACCCCGAGGAGATCACCGGCTGGCGGTGGGGCGCGTGA
- a CDS encoding acyltransferase family protein, translating into MPVPTAARARHHASAATSGRFRPELQGLRGVAALLVVVYHVWLGRVSGGVDVFFLISGFLLTGQLVRAAAGDGIAFRPLWGRMITRLFPAALTVLVAVLVAGFVLLPENQWFQTIREVVAAALYLENWQLVADSADYFSRHNEASVVQHYWSLSIQGQFYLVWPLLVALVVLVARRRGHPPHRALAACLSTVFATSLAFSVVLTATDQPLAYFHSLTRAWEFALGGLLALGLVVLTPATWLRPVLGWVGLVGLVACGLVLRVGSVFPGWAALWPTLCGAAVIAAGGSGSAFGADRLLATRPARYLGDLSYTLYLWHWPVLVFYLVVRDQDEPGLRGGAVVIGLSLALAAITHHLVEEPVLRSPLRAATGWGAYRFAALALVAVLVAAGGWQLVAERKAALHAAVVDDPDHPGAMVLEPGFEYWGAEHPSVAPPLVALPKDFAGIEGATCTTASYNKELTYCHSPVTGVPDKRIVVVGDSHMQQYLAALDQVAKRRNWEVIAMNKGACPFSTESNAMPGDAKCLEWNADAVDKITSLRPDLVLANGTRDVRSGLTEETPPGFVAQWRKLEEAGIVVAAVRDNPRHLFKPSECANTHGAEAPRCGTPRADVLSPEPPYARLPDLPSNVEFLDFSDYFCPGDRCPPVIGNVYVYLDDSHVTATYMSTMSPILERLLDERFARASGNL; encoded by the coding sequence GTGCCCGTCCCCACTGCGGCTCGCGCCCGCCACCACGCGTCCGCCGCCACGTCCGGCCGGTTCCGCCCGGAGCTGCAGGGCCTGCGCGGCGTCGCGGCGCTCCTGGTCGTGGTCTACCACGTCTGGCTCGGCCGGGTCTCGGGTGGCGTGGACGTGTTCTTCCTGATCTCCGGCTTCCTGCTGACCGGCCAACTGGTGCGCGCGGCCGCGGGCGACGGGATCGCGTTCCGGCCGCTGTGGGGACGGATGATCACGAGGCTGTTCCCCGCGGCGTTGACCGTCCTCGTCGCGGTCCTCGTCGCGGGCTTCGTGCTGCTGCCGGAGAACCAGTGGTTCCAGACCATCCGCGAGGTCGTCGCCGCGGCGCTCTACCTGGAGAACTGGCAACTGGTCGCCGACTCGGCCGACTACTTCAGCCGGCACAACGAGGCCAGCGTCGTCCAGCACTACTGGTCGCTGTCCATCCAGGGCCAGTTCTACCTGGTCTGGCCACTCCTGGTCGCGCTGGTCGTCCTCGTCGCGCGCCGCCGCGGCCACCCACCGCACCGGGCCCTGGCCGCCTGCCTGTCGACGGTGTTCGCCACCTCGCTCGCCTTCTCGGTGGTGCTCACCGCCACCGACCAGCCGCTGGCCTACTTCCACTCGCTCACCAGGGCGTGGGAGTTCGCGCTCGGCGGTCTGCTCGCGCTGGGCCTCGTCGTGCTCACCCCGGCCACCTGGCTGCGGCCCGTCCTGGGCTGGGTCGGCCTGGTGGGGCTCGTCGCCTGCGGTCTCGTGCTGCGCGTCGGCAGCGTCTTCCCCGGTTGGGCCGCGCTGTGGCCGACGTTGTGCGGCGCCGCGGTCATCGCCGCGGGCGGCAGCGGGAGCGCGTTCGGTGCCGACCGGCTGCTCGCCACCCGGCCCGCGCGCTACCTGGGCGACCTCAGCTACACGCTGTACCTGTGGCACTGGCCGGTGCTGGTCTTCTACCTCGTCGTCCGCGACCAGGACGAACCAGGGCTTCGCGGCGGTGCGGTCGTCATCGGGTTGTCGCTGGCCCTGGCCGCGATCACGCACCACCTCGTGGAGGAACCGGTGCTCCGATCACCGCTGCGCGCGGCCACCGGGTGGGGCGCCTACCGCTTCGCCGCACTCGCGCTGGTCGCGGTGCTCGTGGCGGCCGGTGGCTGGCAGCTGGTCGCCGAACGCAAGGCCGCCCTGCACGCCGCTGTCGTCGACGACCCCGACCACCCCGGCGCCATGGTGCTCGAACCGGGCTTCGAGTACTGGGGTGCGGAACACCCGTCCGTCGCTCCGCCGCTGGTCGCCCTGCCCAAGGACTTCGCCGGCATCGAAGGCGCCACCTGCACCACTGCCTCCTACAACAAGGAGCTGACGTACTGCCACAGCCCGGTCACCGGCGTACCCGACAAGCGGATCGTCGTCGTCGGCGACTCCCACATGCAGCAGTACCTCGCCGCTCTCGACCAGGTCGCCAAACGCCGCAACTGGGAGGTCATCGCCATGAACAAGGGCGCCTGCCCGTTCTCCACCGAGTCCAACGCGATGCCCGGTGACGCCAAGTGCCTCGAGTGGAACGCCGACGCGGTCGACAAGATCACGTCCCTGCGCCCCGACCTCGTGCTGGCCAACGGCACCCGCGACGTCCGGTCCGGGCTCACCGAGGAGACGCCACCGGGCTTCGTCGCCCAGTGGCGGAAACTGGAGGAAGCCGGGATCGTCGTCGCGGCCGTGCGCGACAACCCGCGCCACCTCTTCAAACCCTCGGAGTGCGCGAACACCCACGGCGCGGAGGCGCCCCGCTGCGGCACACCCCGAGCCGACGTGCTCAGTCCCGAACCACCGTACGCCCGCCTCCCCGACCTGCCGTCCAACGTGGAGTTCCTCGACTTCAGCGACTACTTCTGCCCCGGCGACCGCTGCCCACCGGTCATCGGGAACGTCTACGTCTACCTCGACGACAGCCACGTCACCGCCACCTACATGAGCACGATGTCGCCGATCCTCGAACGACTGCTCGACGAGCGCTTCGCGCGCGCGAGTGGGAACCTCTGA
- a CDS encoding HPP family protein, with the protein MSVVGEEPGGVLGAAERRAGRLGAGGYAFALCLAVLAAVGGVALLVEQPYLFPSLGPTVMLFFESPRQKSAAPRSTLIGHGVAILAGAGCLALFGLTEHPPVIQEGVTGARVGAAALSVALTALVLRLLDCPHPPAGATNLIVSLGLLTSTRELLAIAAGVLLVTVLGVALNRLLGVGQPLWR; encoded by the coding sequence GTGAGCGTCGTGGGCGAGGAGCCGGGCGGCGTGCTCGGAGCCGCCGAACGACGTGCGGGCCGCCTGGGAGCCGGGGGCTACGCCTTCGCGTTGTGCCTGGCGGTGCTCGCCGCGGTGGGCGGGGTCGCCCTGCTCGTCGAGCAGCCCTACCTGTTCCCCAGCCTCGGCCCGACCGTGATGCTGTTCTTCGAATCGCCCCGGCAGAAGTCGGCCGCGCCCCGCAGCACCCTGATCGGGCACGGCGTGGCGATCCTGGCCGGGGCGGGCTGCCTGGCCCTGTTCGGCCTGACCGAGCACCCACCGGTCATCCAGGAGGGCGTCACGGGTGCGCGCGTCGGCGCCGCGGCCCTCTCCGTGGCCCTGACCGCGCTGGTCCTGCGACTGCTGGACTGCCCGCACCCACCCGCCGGGGCGACCAACCTCATCGTCAGCCTGGGCCTGCTCACCTCGACCCGCGAACTGCTCGCCATCGCGGCGGGCGTGCTGCTGGTGACCGTGCTGGGCGTGGCCCTCAACCGACTCCTCGGTGTGGGGCAGCCGCTCTGGCGCTGA
- a CDS encoding PRC-barrel domain containing protein, whose protein sequence is MQPFPFAPWTWRDPTWLPGVDTGAERGRDTAGTGDRPDTGLIGYAVEATDGAIGKVDEDNAEVPADCLMVDTGPWIFGRKVVLPVGTVQRVDHQERRVYVDRTKEQIKDAPEYDPDDTDRDGYRQRTGDYYSESYRLVPPML, encoded by the coding sequence ATGCAACCGTTCCCGTTCGCCCCCTGGACGTGGCGCGACCCGACGTGGCTGCCCGGCGTCGACACCGGCGCCGAGCGCGGGCGCGACACCGCCGGTACCGGGGACCGTCCCGACACCGGTCTGATCGGCTACGCGGTGGAGGCAACCGACGGGGCCATCGGCAAGGTCGACGAGGACAACGCCGAGGTCCCCGCCGACTGCCTGATGGTCGACACCGGCCCGTGGATCTTCGGCCGCAAGGTCGTCCTGCCCGTCGGCACCGTGCAGCGGGTCGACCACCAGGAGCGCAGGGTCTACGTCGACCGCACCAAGGAGCAGATCAAGGACGCACCCGAGTACGACCCGGACGACACCGACCGGGACGGCTACCGCCAACGCACCGGCGACTACTACAGCGAGAGCTACCGGTTGGTCCCGCCGATGTTGTGA
- a CDS encoding acetate/propionate family kinase: MSTVLTVNAGSNSLKAHLVDTGSEEVLDSVDVDGAPDSDEARRALDDLLDGADDVAAVGHRLVHGGPDLRAPTRVDDDAVAAARRAEALAPLHVPPALRLLEVLRERLPEAPHVLCPDTAFHADLPEVAATYPLPARWRERHGLRRYGFHGLSYRWALDRTAAILDRPTEGLSVLMTHLGGGCSVCAVRDGRSVDTSMGFTPLEGVPMSKRSGSVDPGMLLWLLRNGLDLDTLEHGLNHESGLLGLSGGRSGDTRDLVAAAADDPAAALALRVFAHRVRRELAAAATSLDRLDALVFTGEIGWDQPEVRADVVAGLSLLGIPRDLTAEPDGDGPVSPPDAAVPVLVVRPREDLQLCRDTLAAL; encoded by the coding sequence GTGAGCACCGTCCTGACCGTGAACGCCGGCTCGAACAGCCTCAAGGCGCACCTGGTCGACACCGGCAGCGAGGAAGTCCTGGACTCCGTCGACGTGGACGGCGCACCCGACTCCGACGAAGCCCGTCGTGCCTTGGACGACCTGCTGGACGGCGCCGACGACGTCGCCGCAGTCGGGCACAGGCTCGTGCACGGCGGCCCCGACCTGCGCGCGCCGACCCGGGTGGACGACGACGCCGTCGCCGCGGCCCGCCGTGCCGAGGCGTTGGCGCCGCTGCACGTGCCGCCCGCGTTGCGGCTGCTGGAGGTGCTGCGCGAGCGGCTGCCCGAGGCGCCGCACGTGCTGTGCCCGGACACCGCGTTCCACGCCGACCTGCCCGAGGTCGCCGCCACCTACCCGCTGCCCGCGCGATGGCGGGAGCGGCACGGCTTGCGCCGCTACGGCTTCCACGGTCTGTCGTACCGATGGGCGCTGGACCGGACGGCCGCGATCCTCGACCGACCCACCGAAGGGCTCAGCGTGCTGATGACCCACCTGGGCGGCGGCTGCTCGGTGTGCGCGGTGCGCGACGGCCGCAGCGTCGACACCTCCATGGGCTTCACACCGCTGGAGGGCGTGCCCATGTCGAAGCGCTCGGGCAGCGTCGACCCCGGCATGCTGCTGTGGCTGTTGCGCAACGGCCTCGACCTCGACACCCTCGAACACGGCCTCAACCACGAATCCGGCCTGCTCGGGCTGTCCGGCGGCAGGTCGGGCGACACCCGCGACCTGGTCGCCGCCGCGGCGGACGACCCGGCCGCGGCGCTGGCGCTGCGCGTGTTCGCCCACCGCGTGCGGCGCGAACTCGCCGCCGCGGCCACCTCGCTCGACCGGCTCGACGCGCTGGTGTTCACCGGCGAGATCGGCTGGGACCAACCCGAGGTGCGCGCCGACGTCGTGGCCGGCCTGTCCCTGCTCGGCATCCCTCGCGACCTGACCGCCGAACCGGACGGCGACGGACCGGTCAGCCCGCCCGACGCCGCGGTGCCCGTGCTCGTGGTGCGCCCGAGAGAGGATCTGCAACTCTGCCGCGACACCCTCGCCGCGCTGTGA
- a CDS encoding type VII secretion target, with the protein MADGFTVDSAELAGQAAALDGLASRADTAADAGRHVTSLDDAYGLLCRPFADLLREPQQRGVDTLQATAENLHRLVADLGDTAKVYREAEEKITAVMRALVRSLEAMSAAPRVGGGN; encoded by the coding sequence ATGGCAGACGGGTTCACCGTCGACTCCGCCGAACTGGCCGGTCAGGCGGCCGCGTTGGACGGCTTGGCTTCGCGCGCGGACACCGCCGCCGACGCCGGCCGGCACGTCACCAGCCTCGACGACGCCTACGGACTGCTGTGCAGACCGTTCGCGGACCTGCTCCGGGAACCGCAGCAACGCGGCGTGGACACCCTCCAAGCCACCGCGGAGAACCTGCACCGCCTGGTGGCCGACCTCGGTGACACCGCGAAGGTGTACCGCGAGGCCGAAGAGAAGATCACCGCGGTGATGCGGGCACTGGTCAGGTCACTGGAGGCCATGTCGGCGGCGCCCCGGGTCGGAGGAGGCAACTGA
- a CDS encoding ABC transporter substrate-binding protein, protein MVRSVGSPARRLAGALSVAAVLAAVAGCGVLGGAAEETAGAAAPGEVEKSRIRLGLLPIIDVAPVHIAIRRGYFEQEGLEVEPITIQGGAAAIPGLVNGDLDMTFGNFVSFFAAQAKESAKAVGGLRLIMDGYQAKPEMFLVLAKADSDIESPKDLEGKTLGINTTRNIAELTFRATLEANNVDPGKVTFKEVPLPDMEAAVENGVVDAAFSSEPFITRAQRNSGQIAVLDAASGPTDGIPIAGYGTTGKFLQANPNTVAAFQRALVKGQRDAGDQPLVRQLLTEYAKVDSETAALVHFGEFPTTLDATRLQRVADLMKTYGLLETRFDVALMLAPAPGS, encoded by the coding sequence ATGGTTCGAAGTGTCGGTTCACCGGCACGGAGGCTCGCGGGCGCGCTGTCCGTGGCCGCGGTGCTCGCCGCCGTCGCCGGCTGCGGCGTGCTGGGTGGCGCCGCAGAGGAGACCGCCGGTGCTGCCGCACCGGGCGAGGTCGAGAAGAGCAGGATCAGGCTCGGCCTGCTCCCCATCATCGACGTCGCACCGGTCCACATCGCGATCAGAAGGGGTTACTTCGAGCAGGAGGGCTTGGAGGTCGAGCCGATCACCATCCAGGGCGGGGCGGCGGCCATCCCCGGCCTGGTCAACGGTGACCTCGACATGACGTTCGGCAACTTCGTGTCCTTCTTCGCCGCCCAGGCCAAGGAGTCCGCGAAGGCTGTCGGCGGCCTGCGGTTGATCATGGACGGTTACCAGGCCAAGCCGGAGATGTTCCTGGTGCTGGCCAAGGCCGACTCCGACATCGAGTCCCCGAAGGACCTCGAAGGCAAGACGCTCGGCATCAACACCACCAGGAACATCGCCGAACTGACCTTCAGGGCCACTCTGGAAGCCAACAACGTCGACCCCGGGAAGGTGACCTTCAAGGAGGTCCCGCTGCCCGACATGGAGGCGGCGGTCGAGAACGGCGTCGTCGACGCCGCCTTCTCCAGCGAGCCGTTCATCACCAGGGCCCAGCGCAACTCGGGTCAGATCGCGGTGCTCGACGCGGCGTCGGGCCCGACGGACGGCATCCCGATCGCCGGCTACGGCACGACCGGGAAGTTCCTGCAGGCCAACCCGAACACCGTCGCCGCGTTCCAGCGCGCCCTCGTCAAGGGACAGCGGGACGCCGGCGACCAACCGCTGGTGCGCCAACTGCTGACCGAGTACGCCAAGGTCGACTCGGAGACCGCGGCCTTGGTCCACTTCGGCGAGTTCCCCACCACGCTCGACGCGACCCGCCTCCAGCGCGTGGCCGACCTGATGAAGACCTACGGCTTGCTGGAGACGAGGTTCGACGTCGCACTGATGCTCGCCCCGGCGCCGGGAAGCTGA
- a CDS encoding DUF3140 domain-containing protein, protein MSGEFDDAVNMTATELERWLATDESKSVGQSDGGESVGHESGRRIVELLRKKKAELSDDDQAHMRKVVGYVHRHLAQRPGGDVEHTKWRYSLMNWGHDPLKD, encoded by the coding sequence GTGAGCGGCGAGTTCGACGACGCCGTGAACATGACCGCGACCGAGCTGGAGCGGTGGCTGGCCACCGACGAGTCGAAGTCGGTCGGCCAGTCCGACGGCGGGGAGTCGGTCGGGCACGAGTCCGGCAGGCGCATCGTGGAGCTGCTGCGCAAGAAGAAGGCCGAGCTGAGCGACGACGACCAGGCGCACATGCGCAAGGTCGTCGGCTACGTCCACCGCCACCTCGCGCAGCGCCCCGGCGGGGACGTCGAGCACACGAAGTGGCGCTACTCCCTGATGAACTGGGGCCACGACCCCCTCAAGGACTGA